In Veillonellales bacterium, a genomic segment contains:
- a CDS encoding M20 family metallopeptidase, protein MLSYKFEISRYIRDLEYLVNIDSGSRDVEGIAKVTEFFARKFSEIGWKVKEHYFDPTAGPCLEIVNSDKNYYDILLMGHMDTVFETGTAAKRPFAIKDGRGYGPGIADCKGGLLAVFYVLSALRHEEKLNHLSIGVAFNSDEEISSIYSRPWLEMLAKKSECVLVVEPGRANGDFVNKRKGVGRYRLEINGVAAHSGIDHEKGRSAVEELAHWILALHSKTNYATGTTVNVGVVSAGTAVNVVAAQAKAEVDVRMYDPAEAQAVEQVMRDLAAHPRTSGVTAQVRGNVTRPPMLPSARTLELCDAMEHMGAELGIPINWTATGGGSDGSFAASLGIPTLDGLGPIGGGFHGPNEYLLIDSIEPRCKLLYRFIEYIAENSKNSR, encoded by the coding sequence ATGCTCAGCTACAAATTTGAAATATCAAGATATATAAGGGATCTAGAGTACTTAGTCAATATCGACAGCGGTTCCCGTGATGTTGAGGGAATAGCTAAGGTCACTGAATTTTTTGCCCGGAAGTTTTCCGAAATTGGCTGGAAGGTGAAAGAACATTACTTTGATCCGACCGCAGGACCTTGTCTGGAGATTGTAAACAGTGATAAGAATTATTATGACATACTGCTTATGGGACATATGGATACTGTATTTGAAACAGGTACGGCAGCGAAAAGACCCTTTGCAATCAAAGACGGTAGAGGCTATGGTCCGGGGATTGCCGACTGCAAAGGGGGGCTATTAGCTGTTTTCTATGTTCTCAGTGCTCTTCGGCATGAGGAAAAATTAAACCATCTATCAATTGGTGTGGCATTTAATTCCGATGAAGAGATAAGTTCCATCTATTCGAGGCCGTGGCTGGAGATGCTTGCGAAAAAAAGTGAATGCGTTCTTGTAGTTGAACCAGGCAGAGCGAATGGTGATTTTGTAAACAAACGCAAGGGCGTCGGGCGTTACCGGCTTGAAATCAATGGGGTGGCGGCTCATTCTGGGATTGACCACGAGAAAGGCCGCAGCGCTGTCGAAGAGTTAGCGCATTGGATACTTGCCCTCCACAGCAAAACCAATTATGCAACAGGGACTACCGTCAATGTGGGAGTTGTTTCGGCAGGGACCGCAGTGAACGTGGTTGCGGCACAGGCTAAAGCGGAAGTGGATGTGAGAATGTACGATCCTGCCGAGGCACAAGCCGTTGAACAGGTAATGAGAGACTTAGCGGCGCATCCCCGAACTTCCGGGGTGACGGCACAGGTTAGAGGAAATGTGACCAGACCGCCCATGCTTCCTTCGGCAAGAACGTTGGAATTATGCGATGCTATGGAGCACATGGGAGCTGAGCTGGGAATTCCTATAAACTGGACTGCAACCGGCGGCGGATCGGATGGCAGTTTTGCCGCCAGTTTGGGTATTCCAACTTTGGATGGGCTGGGGCCGATAGGTGGCGGCTTTCATGGACCAAACGAATATTTGCTTATCGATTCAATTGAACCCCGTTGTAAATTGTTATACCGGTTTATTGAATATATAGCGGAAAATAGCAAAAATAGCAGATGA
- a CDS encoding tannase/feruloyl esterase family alpha/beta hydrolase: MRQLKLWAALGLFMIYGLFTATNVQAMSTLIPGAHSVEVKAYDDLTTNNDEIGQAFLGAMSADSRNLRDWDENGNPSKPSWLIPQDKVPGLQITGMFDDSHFVIRIPDKWNGKLVVGAAGGTGSELSADERLSDFVLTRFDANGASYAYAYTDKGTRGETIPGPDGTIHKNSKTRTAFLHPQDSIEEWNMRMKQLTIATKDLLSQLKGNHPSRTYISGTSNGGYVTRYALENSGDLYDGGLDWEGVLWNTQINNISIKVEELRNWKILQDQNASAEEKKLARERYGFPPESDFLMIKQYRNGRALSPDSLRMKYDPTYIHRDWWEYGSHPEDYDNYNWQDRPQEVKQNVASISLSGKIQKPLISLAGTWDVQINPRYNAIGYDEMIKTNGKGDMHRLYMIERANHVDGIVGNPKIDKDKLLQPILPYYHQAFDLLIDWVENGNSPPDSKTIGVPASGDKAISITTGEEIDRY, encoded by the coding sequence ATGCGCCAGTTAAAATTGTGGGCAGCATTGGGATTGTTTATGATTTATGGGTTATTTACGGCAACGAATGTTCAGGCTATGTCAACACTGATCCCGGGAGCTCATAGCGTGGAAGTAAAAGCCTATGATGATTTGACGACCAATAACGATGAAATTGGTCAAGCTTTTTTAGGAGCAATGAGTGCTGATTCCAGGAATCTCAGGGACTGGGATGAGAATGGGAATCCGTCGAAGCCATCCTGGCTTATTCCACAGGATAAAGTTCCCGGATTGCAGATTACAGGCATGTTTGATGATTCTCACTTTGTCATTCGAATTCCTGACAAATGGAACGGGAAATTGGTTGTTGGGGCTGCCGGCGGTACGGGTAGCGAGTTGTCAGCAGATGAAAGGTTAAGTGATTTTGTTCTGACAAGGTTTGATGCCAATGGTGCCAGTTACGCATACGCATATACCGATAAGGGAACACGAGGAGAAACCATTCCCGGACCAGACGGGACAATACATAAAAACTCAAAAACAAGGACTGCTTTTCTCCATCCCCAGGATTCGATTGAAGAGTGGAATATGAGAATGAAGCAATTAACGATAGCCACAAAAGATTTACTGTCACAATTGAAAGGAAATCATCCATCCCGCACCTATATATCGGGAACTTCCAATGGCGGTTATGTTACACGGTATGCCCTGGAAAACAGCGGTGATTTGTATGACGGGGGGCTGGATTGGGAAGGCGTATTGTGGAATACACAAATCAATAACATCAGTATTAAGGTGGAAGAACTGCGAAATTGGAAAATATTGCAGGACCAGAACGCGAGTGCAGAAGAAAAAAAGCTAGCCCGTGAAAGATATGGCTTTCCTCCTGAATCTGATTTTCTTATGATTAAGCAGTACCGCAATGGTAGGGCACTGAGCCCGGATTCCCTCAGAATGAAGTATGACCCTACCTATATTCACCGGGACTGGTGGGAATATGGCAGTCATCCGGAGGACTATGATAACTATAATTGGCAAGACCGTCCCCAAGAGGTCAAGCAGAATGTTGCTTCCATATCCCTCAGCGGTAAGATACAAAAACCGCTTATCTCATTAGCAGGAACCTGGGATGTACAGATTAACCCACGTTATAATGCTATCGGCTATGACGAAATGATTAAGACAAATGGAAAGGGCGATATGCATCGACTCTATATGATTGAGCGGGCAAACCATGTGGACGGAATTGTTGGAAACCCTAAAATCGATAAGGACAAGCTGCTGCAGCCGATTTTGCCCTATTATCATCAGGCATTTGACTTGCTGATTGATTGGGTAGAAAATGGCAATTCACCGCCAGACAGTAAAACGATTGGGGTACCAGCGTCAGGAGATAAAGCAATCAGTATTACGACGGGTGAAGAAATTGATCGCTATTAA
- the dcuC gene encoding C4-dicarboxylate transporter DcuC, whose amino-acid sequence MLEIIIAAAVLLGVSCLVVKNYKPQTVIFLGGMILLACAVIMGKPIIAVKQSTGNVWFDIFKVIENLFSNRVAGLGLMIMSVAGFVRYMDHIGASKAFVKISVKPLHYVRSPYLVLAFGYILGQLMKMAITSAAGLGMLLMATMFPVLIGIGASRTAAAAIIVTCSCIDLGPAAATSNLIAKTAGIDSVAYFVNYQIMIAIPVMLVIAALHYCVQSWFDKKDNHVAVSSEFAVAVTDEAKSPVIYGILPIIPLLIIFIFSPIVGSSIKMSLVSAMLFGIFISMICEYIRYRDAQKVFKSIQSFFDGMGNAFATIVTLVVAGETFANGLTAIGAVDMVLNASKSAGFGADAMTILLQVVIAGATIVTGSGDASMFSFVGLVPTIASQYQIDPVYLLLPMQFAATIARAVSPISAVCIAVAGIASVSPVEVVKRTAIPMAGAMIVTTIATIIVF is encoded by the coding sequence ATGTTAGAAATAATCATTGCGGCGGCAGTCCTTTTGGGGGTTAGCTGTCTGGTAGTGAAAAATTATAAACCACAAACGGTTATTTTTTTGGGCGGAATGATTCTATTGGCTTGTGCAGTGATAATGGGAAAGCCGATCATTGCAGTTAAGCAGAGTACGGGCAATGTCTGGTTTGATATTTTTAAAGTAATCGAAAATCTGTTTAGCAACCGGGTAGCCGGATTAGGATTAATGATTATGTCGGTCGCTGGTTTTGTTCGTTACATGGACCATATTGGTGCGAGCAAAGCATTTGTGAAAATCAGTGTCAAGCCGCTGCATTACGTGCGATCCCCGTACTTAGTATTAGCCTTTGGCTATATTTTGGGACAGCTAATGAAAATGGCGATTACCAGTGCAGCAGGACTAGGCATGCTACTAATGGCGACGATGTTTCCGGTACTCATTGGCATTGGAGCAAGCCGGACTGCAGCGGCTGCAATCATTGTAACCTGCTCCTGTATCGATCTGGGGCCGGCAGCGGCTACATCAAACTTGATTGCCAAAACGGCGGGTATTGATAGCGTTGCTTATTTTGTCAACTATCAGATCATGATTGCAATTCCGGTTATGCTGGTGATAGCTGCTTTGCATTACTGTGTACAATCCTGGTTTGACAAAAAGGACAATCATGTAGCTGTGAGTTCTGAATTTGCAGTTGCAGTGACGGATGAAGCAAAGTCGCCTGTTATTTATGGAATATTACCCATTATTCCATTGCTGATAATTTTTATTTTCAGTCCAATTGTCGGGTCCAGTATAAAAATGTCTTTGGTTAGTGCCATGCTTTTTGGGATTTTTATTAGTATGATCTGTGAATATATCCGGTATAGAGATGCGCAAAAAGTTTTTAAAAGTATTCAGAGTTTTTTTGATGGGATGGGGAATGCATTTGCTACGATTGTAACTTTGGTGGTAGCTGGTGAAACCTTTGCTAACGGTCTAACCGCTATTGGTGCTGTGGATATGGTTTTAAATGCCTCGAAGAGTGCAGGATTTGGTGCGGATGCAATGACAATTTTGTTACAGGTTGTTATTGCCGGTGCCACGATAGTTACCGGCTCGGGCGATGCTTCCATGTTCTCATTTGTAGGGTTGGTGCCGACGATCGCCAGTCAATATCAGATCGACCCAGTATACTTATTGCTGCCGATGCAGTTTGCCGCAACGATTGCCCGTGCTGTTTCTCCGATATCTGCGGTGTGTATTGCAGTAGCAGGCATAGCGTCAGTATCGCCGGTGGAGGTTGTCAAAAGGACGGCCATTCCTATGGCTGGGGCCATGATAGTGACAACAATTGCTACAATTATTGTGTTTTGA
- a CDS encoding nicotinate phosphoribosyltransferase: MSYESNINLTMLTDFYELTMANGYWQENLTNKVAYFDIFFRKVPDDGGFAIMVGVEQFIEYLKKLEFTDDDITYLRKKELFSESFLAYLKNFSFSCDVWAIPEGTPIFPREPIVTVRGPIIEAQFIETMMLLTINHQSLIGTKANRIVRAAQGRPIMEFGSRRAQGYDGAIFGARAAYVGGCIGTACTITDRDFAIPALGTMAHSWVQLFPSELEAFRAYARTYPYGCTFLVDTYNVLKSGVPNAIQVFKEELVPRGIRPQGIRIDSGDITYLSKQARKMLDDAGFADCKIVASNSLDEYIIRDILLQGAKVDSFGVGERLITSQSESVFGGVYKLAAIEENGQIVPKIKLSENVDKITNPGFKQVWRLFDRTSGKAIADVITLADEVINENKPYELFDAEHTWKKKRVTNFYAKKLQVQIFAKGKCVYQSPDLKAIQTYCREQIDTLWEEVLRFENPHSYYVDLSWKLWHLKQDLIDAYTME; encoded by the coding sequence ATGAGTTATGAGAGCAATATAAATTTAACAATGTTAACTGATTTCTACGAATTAACTATGGCAAATGGGTACTGGCAGGAAAACTTAACAAATAAAGTTGCCTACTTTGACATATTTTTTCGGAAAGTTCCGGATGACGGCGGTTTTGCTATTATGGTTGGCGTGGAACAATTCATTGAATATCTGAAAAAACTGGAATTTACGGATGATGACATTACCTATTTAAGAAAAAAGGAACTGTTCAGTGAATCTTTTTTGGCGTATCTTAAAAATTTTTCTTTTAGCTGTGATGTATGGGCCATTCCGGAGGGAACGCCCATTTTCCCCCGTGAGCCCATTGTTACCGTCCGGGGACCCATTATCGAAGCCCAATTTATTGAAACCATGATGCTGTTGACCATCAACCATCAAAGTTTGATCGGCACCAAAGCCAACCGAATCGTAAGGGCTGCCCAGGGACGGCCGATTATGGAATTCGGCTCACGCCGGGCGCAAGGATATGACGGGGCAATATTCGGGGCCCGGGCCGCTTATGTCGGCGGCTGTATTGGCACTGCCTGTACGATTACCGACCGGGATTTCGCCATTCCCGCTCTTGGTACGATGGCTCACAGCTGGGTGCAGCTGTTTCCCTCCGAACTGGAAGCCTTTAGAGCCTATGCCAGGACGTATCCCTATGGATGTACTTTTCTTGTGGATACCTATAATGTGCTGAAATCCGGCGTGCCGAATGCGATCCAAGTGTTTAAGGAAGAACTTGTGCCGCGGGGAATCAGGCCCCAGGGCATACGCATCGACAGCGGCGATATTACTTACCTCTCCAAACAGGCGCGAAAAATGCTGGATGACGCCGGTTTTGCCGATTGTAAGATTGTGGCATCTAATTCGCTTGATGAGTATATTATTCGCGATATCCTGCTCCAGGGAGCCAAAGTGGATTCCTTTGGCGTAGGCGAGCGGTTGATTACATCCCAGTCCGAGTCGGTTTTCGGGGGAGTGTACAAACTGGCTGCCATTGAAGAAAACGGACAAATCGTACCGAAAATAAAACTCAGTGAAAATGTGGATAAAATTACTAACCCGGGATTTAAGCAGGTGTGGCGGTTGTTTGACAGGACAAGCGGCAAGGCGATTGCCGATGTTATTACCCTGGCGGATGAAGTCATCAATGAGAATAAGCCCTATGAATTATTTGATGCGGAACATACCTGGAAGAAGAAACGGGTAACCAATTTCTATGCGAAGAAACTCCAGGTACAGATTTTCGCCAAAGGTAAATGCGTGTACCAAAGCCCGGATTTGAAAGCGATCCAAACCTATTGCCGGGAGCAGATCGATACTTTATGGGAGGAAGTGCTGCGGTTTGAAAATCCCCATTCCTACTATGTGGACTTATCATGGAAGCTGTGGCATTTAAAACAGGACCTAATCGACGCTTACACCATGGAATAG
- the recA gene encoding recombinase RecA, which yields MTKEQALESAVKQIEKDFGKGSIMKLGEAAANMNVEVIPTGALSLDIALGVGGVPRGRVVEIYGPESSGKTTVALHIIAEAQKLGGTAAFIDAEHALDPVYAKALGVNTEELLISQPDNGEQALDIAEALVRSGAIDVIVIDSVAALVPKAEIDGEMGDSHVGLQARLMSQAMRKLTGIISKSRTTAIFINQLREKVGVMFGNPETTTGGRALKFYASIRLDVRKKESIKQGNDIVGTRTKVKVVKNKVAPPFKQAEFDIVYGKGISREGILVDLGTELNIIDKSGAWYSYGDNRLGQGRENVKAALEENNDIANEIEGKIRELLLSGSVKLPAAAGNDLVDIEEE from the coding sequence ATGACGAAGGAGCAAGCTCTGGAATCGGCGGTTAAACAGATTGAGAAAGATTTTGGGAAAGGCTCGATTATGAAACTGGGGGAAGCAGCGGCGAATATGAATGTGGAAGTGATTCCTACAGGGGCTTTGTCGCTGGATATTGCCTTGGGAGTTGGCGGAGTACCACGGGGCCGGGTGGTGGAGATCTACGGGCCGGAATCTTCCGGGAAAACGACTGTCGCCTTGCATATCATCGCCGAAGCGCAAAAATTAGGCGGCACGGCGGCGTTTATTGATGCGGAGCATGCCCTTGATCCGGTGTATGCTAAGGCACTGGGCGTCAATACGGAAGAACTTTTGATCTCGCAGCCGGATAACGGCGAACAGGCTTTGGATATTGCGGAAGCTTTGGTTCGCAGCGGTGCTATCGACGTTATTGTTATCGATTCAGTTGCTGCTTTGGTACCCAAGGCGGAAATTGACGGTGAAATGGGTGATTCCCATGTGGGTCTGCAAGCCAGGCTGATGTCGCAGGCGATGCGTAAACTGACCGGCATTATCAGCAAATCCCGTACTACCGCCATTTTTATCAACCAGCTGCGGGAAAAAGTCGGTGTAATGTTCGGCAATCCGGAAACAACAACCGGCGGCCGCGCGTTAAAATTTTATGCGTCAATAAGACTTGATGTTCGGAAAAAGGAAAGTATTAAACAGGGAAATGACATTGTGGGAACCCGGACAAAAGTAAAAGTAGTAAAAAATAAAGTCGCTCCTCCTTTTAAACAAGCGGAGTTTGATATTGTATACGGTAAAGGAATTTCTCGGGAAGGTATCTTGGTGGATTTAGGGACTGAGCTTAATATTATTGATAAAAGCGGCGCTTGGTACTCCTATGGCGATAACCGTTTGGGGCAGGGACGGGAAAATGTAAAGGCCGCTTTGGAGGAAAACAACGATATTGCTAATGAAATTGAAGGGAAGATCAGAGAACTGCTCTTGTCCGGCAGTGTAAAACTGCCGGCAGCAGCCGGGAACGATCTGGTGGATATAGAAGAGGAATAA
- a CDS encoding LysR family transcriptional regulator — translation MDLRKLEHFEAVSRLKSFTKAAEELHVAQPSITASIRKLEEELGVSLLYRNQHVVAVTPDGELFRERIKSILHDVQNVVDEMHDLGTQANRTLRLAIPTSLGSWMFPAVFVEYAAQHPHVILNVLERGVQNIVDRVMDETIELGFIVLSDPSPPYMTLPFSQGQFFVIVSAEHPLCHYEKISFELLKNERFILCSGGSYIRKKVMAECEKHGFTPNITFTPLQVATAFNMVASGAGISFLLNEKIAIIRDNPHIAIRPLAEPIEFETGFIWARDKYLSAVARGFIQFIQEFK, via the coding sequence ATGGATTTAAGGAAATTGGAACATTTTGAAGCTGTGAGCAGACTGAAGAGCTTTACCAAAGCGGCAGAAGAGCTCCATGTTGCTCAACCATCAATTACCGCTTCCATACGAAAACTGGAGGAGGAACTGGGAGTTTCTTTGCTATACAGAAATCAGCACGTAGTCGCTGTTACACCGGACGGTGAATTGTTCCGAGAACGGATTAAGAGCATATTACATGATGTGCAGAACGTTGTGGATGAAATGCATGATTTAGGCACTCAAGCGAATCGAACGCTGAGACTGGCAATTCCAACCTCACTTGGTTCTTGGATGTTTCCCGCCGTATTTGTCGAGTATGCAGCGCAACATCCCCACGTTATTCTCAATGTTCTTGAGCGCGGAGTACAAAATATCGTTGACCGGGTTATGGATGAGACGATAGAGTTGGGCTTCATTGTCTTGTCTGATCCATCACCTCCCTATATGACGCTTCCTTTTTCACAGGGACAATTTTTTGTTATTGTTTCCGCTGAGCATCCATTGTGTCATTACGAGAAGATCTCCTTTGAATTATTAAAAAATGAGAGATTTATTTTGTGTTCAGGTGGTAGCTATATCAGAAAAAAAGTCATGGCAGAATGCGAAAAGCATGGTTTTACTCCTAACATTACATTTACCCCATTGCAAGTTGCCACTGCCTTTAATATGGTTGCCAGCGGGGCGGGAATATCCTTTCTGCTCAATGAAAAAATTGCTATAATTAGGGATAATCCCCATATAGCCATCAGGCCTTTAGCAGAGCCAATTGAATTTGAGACCGGGTTTATCTGGGCCAGGGATAAATATTTGTCGGCCGTAGCCCGTGGTTTTATTCAGTTTATTCAGGAATTCAAATGA